Proteins from a single region of Candidatus Puniceispirillum marinum IMCC1322:
- a CDS encoding L-iditol 2-dehydrogenase, translating into MKRLAGKSALITGAARGIGLHFAEAYVNEGARVAIADINSARAHEAAKRLGDQVIAIEMDVTDQASIDAGVKMAVTAFDGIDILINNAAIFTAAPITDITRDDYQQVFDINVAGTLFTMQAVARHMIARGKGGKIINMASQAGRRGEPLVAVYCATKAAIISLTQSAGMNLIEHGINVNAISPGVVDGEHWDGVDAFFAKYENKQPGQKKQEVGAAVPFGRMGRPADLAGMAIFLASNEADYIVAQTYNVDGGQWMS; encoded by the coding sequence ATGAAGCGGCTGGCTGGAAAATCAGCGCTGATTACGGGCGCGGCGCGGGGGATTGGGCTTCATTTTGCTGAGGCCTATGTCAATGAAGGTGCGCGGGTTGCCATAGCTGACATCAATAGCGCGCGCGCTCATGAAGCCGCAAAGCGTCTTGGTGATCAGGTGATTGCTATCGAGATGGATGTGACCGATCAGGCGAGTATTGACGCTGGTGTGAAGATGGCTGTAACGGCATTTGACGGTATTGATATTCTTATCAATAATGCGGCAATTTTCACCGCGGCCCCAATTACCGACATCACGCGTGATGATTACCAGCAGGTATTTGATATCAATGTTGCTGGGACACTTTTTACAATGCAAGCTGTTGCCCGGCATATGATTGCACGCGGAAAGGGCGGGAAAATTATCAATATGGCCAGCCAGGCAGGACGGCGTGGCGAGCCGCTGGTTGCGGTCTATTGTGCGACTAAGGCCGCGATAATCTCATTGACGCAATCTGCTGGCATGAATCTGATTGAGCATGGAATCAATGTGAATGCGATCTCACCAGGTGTGGTCGATGGAGAACATTGGGATGGTGTTGACGCCTTTTTTGCAAAATATGAGAACAAACAGCCAGGCCAGAAGAAGCAGGAAGTTGGCGCCGCTGTGCCCTTTGGCAGAATGGGGCGTCCCGCGGATCTGGCTGGCATGGCAATCTTTCTAGCAAGTAATGAAGCTGACTACATTGTGGCGCAAACCTATAATGTAGATGGTGGACAATGGATGAGTTAA
- a CDS encoding mannitol dehydrogenase family protein produces MDELMDLSSRKTSVTSLNNNTLDALPSHVVRPHYDRTKMTPGIVHIGVGNFHRAHLAWYVHRLMQQGQALDWAIIGAGVREHDAVMREKLLGQDCLTTLIELDPLGAQATEVTGAMLDFLPVDADNKSLIQAMADPRIRIVTTTITEGGYYLDPANQGLDLTHPDIIYDAENPDRPRTAFGAIVAALRLRRDSGVGPFTGLSCDNLQANGTIFRQAVVGLARLSDADLADWIDRHCSFPNSMVDCIVPATGPAELQRVRAFGIDDDVPVTHENFRQWVIEDTFCAGRPDWSLVGAEFSDHVHQYEARKIRVLNAGHQVLANAAEILGVENISDAMMQPFIHALFRKVLTDEIIPHVDPLPGSPVIEYLDLIDRRFANDAIIDTVRRVAFDGSARHVGFILPTIRDGLASGHPIEGLALVEALWARMCEGMREDGSQIEANDPIWDMLTATAAAARQSPSVWLEMQQIYGDLGQHARFADAFAKWLKHIYENGVESAIQLYVEQN; encoded by the coding sequence ATGGATGAGTTAATGGATCTTTCTTCCCGTAAAACCAGTGTGACGAGCCTGAATAACAATACCCTAGATGCGTTGCCATCGCATGTCGTGCGCCCGCATTATGACCGTACCAAGATGACGCCAGGTATCGTGCATATAGGTGTTGGTAATTTTCACCGCGCCCATCTTGCATGGTATGTTCATCGCCTCATGCAGCAAGGCCAGGCTTTGGATTGGGCGATCATTGGGGCTGGTGTGCGTGAACATGATGCGGTTATGCGTGAAAAGCTGTTGGGGCAAGATTGCCTGACTACATTGATTGAGCTTGACCCATTAGGCGCGCAGGCCACTGAGGTCACGGGGGCGATGCTGGACTTTTTGCCTGTTGATGCCGATAATAAGTCGCTTATTCAGGCCATGGCTGATCCCCGAATAAGGATCGTAACAACAACAATAACCGAAGGTGGTTATTACCTTGATCCAGCTAATCAGGGATTGGATCTTACGCATCCTGACATTATCTATGACGCCGAAAATCCAGATCGTCCCCGCACGGCGTTTGGCGCTATAGTTGCCGCACTGCGTCTGCGGCGTGACAGTGGCGTTGGTCCTTTCACGGGTTTGAGCTGTGATAACCTACAGGCGAATGGCACGATATTTAGACAGGCCGTTGTTGGTCTGGCGCGACTTAGCGATGCGGATCTTGCCGACTGGATTGACCGCCATTGTTCTTTTCCAAACTCGATGGTCGATTGCATTGTGCCGGCGACAGGCCCTGCCGAACTTCAACGTGTACGCGCTTTTGGCATAGATGATGATGTGCCAGTGACGCATGAAAATTTCCGGCAATGGGTTATTGAAGATACATTTTGTGCGGGTCGCCCTGACTGGAGCCTTGTGGGTGCGGAATTTTCAGATCATGTGCATCAGTATGAGGCCCGGAAAATACGTGTTCTGAATGCTGGTCATCAGGTGCTGGCCAATGCGGCCGAGATTCTAGGCGTTGAAAATATCTCTGATGCGATGATGCAGCCTTTTATTCATGCGTTGTTCAGGAAGGTGCTCACCGACGAGATAATCCCCCATGTCGATCCTTTGCCTGGTAGTCCGGTAATCGAATATCTGGATCTGATCGATAGGCGGTTCGCTAATGATGCCATTATTGATACAGTGCGGCGCGTTGCCTTTGACGGCTCGGCGCGTCATGTCGGTTTTATCCTGCCGACAATTCGTGATGGCTTGGCATCAGGGCACCCGATCGAAGGGCTGGCGCTTGTCGAAGCCTTATGGGCACGCATGTGTGAAGGCATGCGTGAAGATGGTAGCCAGATAGAGGCTAATGACCCGATATGGGATATGCTCACCGCTACGGCGGCGGCGGCGCGGCAAAGCCCATCAGTCTGGCTTGAAATGCAACAGATATATGGTGACCTTGGTCAGCATGCACGCTTTGCGGATGCCTTTGCGAAATGGCTGAAACATATCTATGAAAATGGCGTTGAATCCGCGATCCAGCTTTATGTGGAACAGAATTAA
- a CDS encoding carbohydrate ABC transporter permease — translation MATQHSRSAARLMIAPATILLLGWMLVPLVMTLYFSFKKYLPLRGGDLGWVGFDNYVRFVSSSSFWPAVATTLIIVGWVLIITITLGILLALLLDQPMWGQGIVRILVIAPFFVMPTVSGLVWKNMFMDPVNGFFAHLWRAFGAEPIQWLSQASLPSLIMIISWQWLPFATLILLTAVQSLDSEQREAAEMDGAGPFNRFCFLTLPHLSRAITVVVLIKTIFLLSIFAEIFVTTAGAFGTKTLTYLIFQRVLESQNVGLGSAGGVYAIILANIVAIFLMRIVGKNLDR, via the coding sequence TTGGCTACCCAACATTCTCGATCAGCTGCCAGATTGATGATAGCGCCAGCGACGATATTGCTTTTGGGCTGGATGCTTGTTCCCCTGGTTATGACGCTGTATTTCTCATTCAAGAAATATCTGCCTTTACGTGGCGGTGATCTAGGCTGGGTTGGCTTCGACAATTATGTGCGTTTTGTGTCTTCCAGCTCGTTCTGGCCGGCTGTGGCAACGACCTTGATCATTGTTGGTTGGGTTCTGATCATAACAATCACCCTTGGCATTTTATTGGCCTTGCTTCTCGATCAGCCTATGTGGGGTCAGGGCATTGTTCGAATTCTTGTGATCGCGCCATTTTTCGTGATGCCGACGGTATCGGGGCTTGTCTGGAAGAATATGTTTATGGATCCGGTGAATGGTTTTTTTGCCCATCTCTGGCGGGCCTTTGGCGCTGAACCGATACAATGGCTCAGCCAGGCATCATTACCCTCGCTCATTATGATCATCAGCTGGCAATGGTTGCCCTTTGCGACATTGATATTATTAACGGCTGTTCAATCTCTCGATTCAGAGCAACGCGAGGCTGCAGAAATGGATGGCGCGGGACCGTTTAACCGGTTCTGTTTTCTAACCTTGCCGCATCTTTCGCGTGCCATCACCGTCGTGGTGTTGATTAAGACAATTTTTCTTTTATCCATTTTTGCTGAAATTTTCGTTACAACTGCAGGTGCCTTTGGCACCAAAACACTGACCTATCTGATTTTTCAGCGGGTTCTTGAAAGCCAGAATGTCGGGCTTGGTTCGGCAGGTGGTGTTTATGCCATTATTTTAGCCAATATTGTTGCCATCTTCTTGATGCGCATCGTTGGCAAGAACCTGGACAGGTGA
- a CDS encoding L-glutamate gamma-semialdehyde dehydrogenase gives MHGVHSVSDDVSWGAGVFPAVAPVPDEDALVSGFCRNPVLDNASRDTVLEQARQIVAVARDAGSLFSAEKIMAVYKLSTAEGRMIMEMAEALLRVPDAATRDFLIFDKLASGHWLDADATGFVRGLETALELASGIVRGQRDKGLKAMVSKLGVPAVRRAIETAMRQMGGQFVFAETIEAAVTHLNDGDKLYSFDMLGEAARSADDCDRYFAAYAHAIACAGAKAKADDVNHNSGVSVKLSALSCRLQTRYWSASCNALIDRVVQLALAARQHNIPLTIDAEEYSRLKPSLYVYERLLAHPQLRGWSGIGIVVQAYARHAGAVIDWLEQQAQRHAVRIPVRLVKGAYWDTEIKIAQEKGLADFPVYTSKNHTDLAYLAHAKRLMTASQHFLPQFASHNAYTLAAVTHLAHSIKPASYELQKLHGMGDAVHNELSKITSAPLRVYAPVGCHQDLLAYLVRRILENGASSSFMNKLADVQVGIEDLVTDPYTKIDNAKALLATGVQMFAPWRQNSRGFDEEDVESVRGFAKAIASPDMPSRPDQASREDVAIAFDQADNASWQHLSAPQRADIVDHIADHYEQAADRLYHLLVHEAGKTIDDAVGEVREAVDFCRYYAVQTRQLGANSRARGTVVAISPWNFPLAIFTGQVVAALAAGNAVLAKPAAQTPRIAALAISLMYKAGVPDDALHLLCGGGAVGDMLTKAGQADMVVFTGSTATAKIIEGAIAQSGKPHAPLIAETGGLNAMIVDASALLERAVDDILTSAFRSAGQRCSALRILYIQDDIAADLISMISAAAAMLKVGDAADMDTDIGPIIDQDAKTRIDQHVAAARHDGRLVWQGTAPTLGCFCAPSIIKLAGIESLESEIFGPVLHVATYKAGDEANVVEAINKSGYGLTFAMHSRIDANIKAVSDMINVGNVYINRNQIGAVVGAQPFGGHGLSGTGPKAGGGAYLRAFMTMPETSHSGDAMLSPVLLPGPSGERNSYSIMPRHGTVLVCHPDAQTRGRLSQIARDHGNSVQEVTAIPDHDNFDVVITHVDHHVDLAALRKALHRSSQRVIPFITDQGGHVWLQQEKHICRDMTASGGNIDLLMR, from the coding sequence ATGCACGGCGTACATTCTGTATCAGACGATGTATCATGGGGCGCGGGCGTCTTTCCGGCAGTGGCGCCGGTACCCGATGAGGATGCGCTTGTGTCTGGCTTTTGTCGAAATCCGGTTCTGGACAACGCAAGCCGCGATACTGTGCTCGAACAGGCCCGACAGATTGTCGCTGTGGCGCGCGATGCTGGCAGCCTGTTTTCGGCAGAAAAGATAATGGCTGTGTATAAATTATCTACCGCCGAGGGACGCATGATCATGGAAATGGCCGAAGCTCTGCTTCGTGTTCCCGATGCCGCAACGCGTGACTTTCTGATTTTTGACAAGCTGGCTTCGGGACATTGGCTTGATGCAGATGCCACCGGCTTTGTTCGGGGTCTGGAGACGGCACTAGAACTGGCCAGTGGTATTGTCCGCGGACAACGTGACAAGGGGCTCAAAGCCATGGTGTCAAAGCTGGGTGTTCCGGCTGTGCGCCGCGCGATTGAAACCGCCATGCGGCAGATGGGTGGACAGTTTGTTTTTGCTGAAACCATCGAAGCGGCTGTTACGCATCTTAATGATGGTGATAAACTATACTCCTTCGACATGCTGGGTGAAGCTGCGCGCTCGGCAGATGATTGCGATCGCTATTTTGCCGCTTATGCGCATGCTATTGCCTGTGCTGGTGCCAAAGCCAAGGCAGATGATGTCAATCACAATAGCGGTGTGTCGGTCAAGTTGTCTGCGCTATCGTGCCGGTTGCAGACTCGTTACTGGTCAGCCAGCTGTAATGCGCTAATCGATAGGGTGGTGCAATTGGCACTAGCGGCGCGTCAGCATAATATCCCACTGACCATCGATGCTGAAGAATATAGCAGGCTGAAACCCAGCCTATATGTTTATGAACGCCTGTTGGCGCATCCGCAATTACGTGGCTGGTCTGGTATAGGCATTGTGGTTCAGGCCTATGCCCGCCATGCTGGCGCCGTGATCGATTGGCTGGAACAACAGGCACAACGTCATGCTGTCCGCATACCTGTAAGGTTGGTCAAAGGCGCCTATTGGGATACGGAAATCAAGATTGCCCAGGAAAAGGGGCTCGCTGATTTCCCTGTCTATACGTCAAAGAATCACACCGATCTGGCCTATCTGGCACATGCTAAACGCCTGATGACAGCGTCGCAGCATTTCCTGCCACAATTTGCCAGCCATAATGCCTATACGCTGGCGGCGGTAACCCATCTGGCTCATAGCATCAAGCCAGCTTCCTATGAGTTACAAAAGCTTCACGGCATGGGTGATGCGGTACATAATGAGCTCAGCAAGATTACCTCGGCACCGCTTCGTGTATATGCGCCGGTGGGCTGTCATCAAGATTTGCTTGCCTATCTTGTTCGCCGGATTCTGGAGAATGGCGCGAGTTCTTCCTTTATGAACAAGCTGGCGGATGTTCAGGTTGGTATCGAGGATTTAGTAACTGATCCCTATACCAAGATCGATAACGCTAAGGCTTTACTGGCAACGGGCGTGCAGATGTTTGCACCATGGCGCCAAAACAGTCGTGGATTTGATGAAGAAGATGTCGAGTCTGTGCGTGGCTTTGCCAAAGCTATTGCGTCACCTGATATGCCCTCCCGACCAGATCAAGCAAGCCGTGAAGATGTTGCTATCGCATTTGATCAGGCGGATAATGCGTCATGGCAACATTTGTCAGCACCACAGCGCGCTGACATAGTTGATCATATTGCTGACCATTATGAACAGGCAGCAGACAGGCTTTATCATCTGCTTGTGCATGAAGCGGGCAAAACCATTGATGATGCCGTAGGTGAAGTGCGTGAGGCGGTTGATTTCTGTCGCTATTATGCTGTGCAGACGCGGCAGTTAGGTGCCAATTCCCGGGCGCGGGGTACGGTTGTTGCTATTTCGCCTTGGAATTTCCCACTGGCTATTTTTACCGGACAGGTCGTGGCGGCCTTGGCGGCTGGTAATGCGGTGTTGGCAAAACCGGCCGCACAAACCCCGCGGATTGCGGCCTTGGCCATCTCGCTGATGTATAAAGCCGGGGTGCCAGACGATGCCTTGCACCTGTTATGCGGTGGCGGTGCGGTTGGGGACATGCTGACCAAGGCGGGACAGGCCGATATGGTGGTCTTTACCGGTTCAACCGCGACCGCCAAGATTATCGAGGGGGCTATCGCCCAGTCTGGCAAGCCACATGCGCCGCTTATTGCCGAGACAGGCGGACTCAACGCAATGATTGTTGATGCTTCAGCTCTACTTGAACGCGCGGTTGATGATATTTTGACCTCGGCTTTTCGCTCGGCAGGACAACGATGTTCTGCGTTGCGGATACTTTATATTCAGGACGATATTGCCGCTGATTTAATCAGCATGATCAGCGCGGCGGCGGCGATGCTAAAGGTTGGTGATGCTGCCGATATGGACACCGACATTGGCCCGATCATTGATCAGGATGCCAAAACGCGGATCGATCAGCATGTGGCCGCGGCACGGCATGATGGTCGTCTGGTCTGGCAAGGCACAGCGCCTACTTTGGGGTGTTTTTGCGCGCCATCGATTATCAAGCTTGCCGGTATCGAGAGTCTGGAAAGCGAAATTTTTGGTCCGGTTCTGCATGTCGCCACCTATAAGGCTGGCGACGAGGCCAATGTCGTTGAGGCGATAAACAAATCTGGTTACGGGTTAACCTTTGCCATGCACAGCCGCATTGACGCCAATATCAAAGCTGTCAGCGACATGATCAATGTCGGTAATGTCTATATAAACCGTAATCAGATTGGAGCCGTTGTTGGCGCACAGCCTTTCGGCGGACATGGGTTATCAGGAACCGGGCCAAAGGCTGGTGGGGGTGCCTATCTGCGGGCTTTCATGACGATGCCGGAAACGAGCCATAGTGGTGATGCAATGTTGTCTCCGGTGCTACTGCCGGGGCCGTCAGGTGAGCGTAATAGCTATAGCATCATGCCGCGCCATGGTACGGTGCTTGTCTGTCATCCGGATGCACAAACCCGTGGCCGCCTATCACAGATCGCACGTGACCATGGCAATAGCGTGCAGGAAGTTACGGCGATACCGGATCATGACAATTTCGACGTGGTGATAACGCATGTCGATCATCATGTCGATCTGGCGGCATTGCGCAAGGCGCTGCATCGTTCTAGCCAGCGGGTGATCCCTTTCATCACCGATCAGGGCGGCCATGTATGGCTGCAACAGGAAAAGCATATCTGCCGTGATATGACCGCGTCAGGTGGCAATATCGATTTGCTGATGCGCTAG
- a CDS encoding Lrp/AsnC family transcriptional regulator: protein MDLIDRKILDKLAIDSKTTLKALSDEVGLSPSPLQARIKKLEKEGFIRGYVAQLDFAKIDQDHVAFIQVTLSDTRAEALAAFNGAVRQLKTVEQCHMIAGNFDYLLKVRTRDIRSYRIELAEKISSLPHVASTSTFVSMETVCE, encoded by the coding sequence GTGGATCTGATTGACCGTAAAATTCTCGACAAGCTTGCCATCGACAGCAAAACAACGTTGAAAGCCTTATCCGATGAAGTGGGCCTATCTCCATCGCCATTACAGGCACGGATCAAAAAACTCGAAAAGGAAGGCTTTATCCGTGGCTATGTTGCGCAGTTGGATTTTGCCAAGATCGATCAGGATCATGTCGCCTTTATCCAGGTCACGTTATCCGACACGCGCGCCGAAGCGCTGGCGGCCTTCAATGGCGCCGTCCGGCAACTCAAAACCGTCGAACAATGCCATATGATTGCTGGTAATTTTGATTATCTGTTGAAAGTCCGCACCCGCGATATCCGTAGCTATCGCATCGAATTGGCCGAAAAGATTTCATCTCTGCCGCATGTCGCGTCAACATCAACCTTTGTATCGATGGAGACGGTCTGCGAGTAA
- a CDS encoding carbohydrate ABC transporter permease, whose translation MARTVTTNRKLITTIIAWTIGILIFFPILWIIVLSFKTEGDAIRTPIEVLTSAWTLESYAVVQVRSDYLKHFNNSVIIAVGSTLVGILVAVPAAWSMAFVPSRRTRGILMWMLSTKMLPAVGVLYPIYLLFIEFGILDSRIGLVVILMLINLPIIIWMLYTYFKEIPNEILEAARMDGATLRSELLYVLTPMAIPGIASTMLLNIILAWNEAFWTLNLTAAKAAPLTAFIASYSSPEGLFYAKLSAASVMAIAPILIMGWFSQKQLVRGLTFGAVK comes from the coding sequence ATGGCCCGCACCGTCACCACTAATCGAAAACTGATCACGACCATTATCGCATGGACCATTGGTATTCTGATTTTCTTTCCTATTCTCTGGATTATTGTTCTGTCCTTCAAGACCGAAGGTGATGCAATCAGAACACCCATCGAAGTGCTAACCTCGGCATGGACGCTTGAAAGCTATGCTGTGGTGCAGGTGCGATCTGACTATTTAAAGCATTTCAACAATTCAGTGATTATCGCTGTTGGTTCAACGCTTGTTGGTATTCTTGTTGCTGTGCCCGCCGCCTGGTCTATGGCCTTTGTACCCTCACGTCGGACGCGCGGTATTCTGATGTGGATGCTATCGACAAAAATGTTGCCAGCAGTTGGTGTTCTATACCCGATTTATCTATTGTTCATTGAGTTTGGTATTCTTGATAGCCGTATTGGTCTGGTCGTTATTCTGATGCTGATCAACCTGCCGATAATCATCTGGATGCTCTATACCTACTTCAAAGAAATCCCAAATGAGATACTTGAGGCGGCGCGAATGGATGGGGCAACTTTACGCTCAGAACTGCTTTATGTTCTCACGCCAATGGCCATACCCGGCATTGCCTCGACAATGCTATTGAACATCATTCTGGCCTGGAATGAGGCGTTCTGGACCTTGAATCTAACTGCCGCCAAAGCGGCACCGCTAACGGCCTTCATAGCCAGCTATTCGAGTCCAGAGGGACTTTTTTATGCAAAGCTAAGTGCGGCCTCGGTTATGGCCATCGCACCAATCTTGATCATGGGCTGGTTTAGCCAGAAACAGCTTGTGCGCGGCCTGACCTTTGGGGCGGTAAAATAG
- a CDS encoding ABC transporter ATP-binding protein, producing the protein MKQIQLKQVSKHFGNVEVIPPLDLQIDEGEFVVFVGPSGCGKSTLLRLIAGLEDVTAGQILINGQDATINPPSKRGLAMVFQSYALYPHMSVRKNISFPLRMAGMDKAEQARRVEDAAKVLNLTDYLDRRPGQLSGGQRQRVAIGRAIVREPTAFLFDEPLSNLDAALRVGMRLEISELHKRLATTMIYVTHDQVEAMTMADKIVVLQAGVIEQVGSPLELYHSPCNTFVAGFIGSPKMNLLGGKEALKHKAHTIGIRPEHVAISSTSGDWEGVVGVTEHLGSDTFVHVQCPAFSEMLTVRASGELQLSYGAKVYLSPDFTHLHRFDEQGLRVT; encoded by the coding sequence ATGAAACAGATACAACTCAAACAGGTTTCAAAACATTTTGGTAATGTCGAAGTTATTCCGCCGCTCGATTTGCAGATTGATGAAGGCGAGTTCGTCGTATTTGTCGGTCCGTCTGGCTGTGGTAAATCCACACTTTTGCGTTTGATTGCTGGGCTTGAAGATGTGACAGCGGGTCAGATACTGATTAACGGTCAGGATGCAACGATAAACCCGCCATCCAAGCGTGGTCTGGCCATGGTCTTTCAGTCCTATGCGCTTTATCCGCATATGTCTGTGCGCAAGAATATTAGCTTTCCCCTGCGCATGGCTGGTATGGACAAGGCCGAACAGGCGCGCCGGGTCGAAGATGCGGCAAAAGTACTGAACCTTACCGATTATCTTGATCGCCGTCCTGGCCAATTATCAGGCGGCCAGCGTCAGCGTGTTGCCATTGGCCGTGCCATTGTGCGCGAACCAACAGCATTCCTGTTTGATGAACCTTTATCGAATCTTGATGCCGCGCTTCGGGTTGGGATGCGGCTTGAGATAAGCGAGCTTCATAAACGGCTGGCGACCACGATGATCTATGTGACGCATGATCAGGTTGAGGCGATGACCATGGCTGACAAGATTGTGGTGTTGCAGGCTGGCGTGATCGAACAGGTGGGAAGCCCGTTAGAGCTATATCATTCTCCATGCAATACATTCGTTGCTGGCTTTATTGGGTCGCCCAAGATGAATCTTCTTGGTGGTAAAGAGGCTTTGAAACATAAGGCGCATACCATCGGGATTCGGCCTGAGCATGTCGCCATTTCATCCACGTCAGGTGATTGGGAAGGCGTTGTTGGTGTAACTGAACATTTGGGGTCTGATACATTCGTTCATGTGCAATGCCCGGCTTTTTCGGAAATGTTGACGGTACGTGCCAGTGGTGAGTTGCAACTGTCCTATGGTGCCAAGGTTTACCTTTCACCCGACTTCACGCATCTGCATAGATTTGACGAACAGGGGTTGCGGGTGACATGA
- a CDS encoding ABC transporter substrate-binding protein, translated as MRLKQLICTAAAASLMASGVAYADTLTIATVNNGDMIRMQGLTDDFTAKTGHSVEWVTLEENVLRQRVTTDITTKGGAFDIMTIGMYETPIWGKSGWLVPLDDLSAEYNAGDILPAMAGGLSYDGTLYAAPFYGESSMIMYRTDLMEKAGLTMPKAPSWSFIAKAAREMTDRDNGINGICLRGKAGWGEGGAFITAMSNSFGARWFDENWNAQFDTREWSDTLNFYVNMMNDSGPAGFATNGFNENLSLFQQGKCGMWIDATVAASFVTNPKDSTVADKVGFALAPDNGMGVRSNWLWAWALAIPAGTQKVDAAKQFIEWATSNGYIELVASKEGWANVPPGARTSLYKNANYMDVPFAKMTLDSILSADPNNSTVDPSPYVGIQFAAIPEFAGIATEVSQEFSAAYAGQQSVAEALAKAQALTNDAMEAAGYR; from the coding sequence ATGCGATTGAAACAACTAATTTGTACGGCAGCGGCGGCATCGCTTATGGCGTCAGGCGTTGCGTATGCAGATACACTTACCATTGCAACAGTGAACAATGGTGACATGATTCGTATGCAGGGCCTTACTGATGATTTTACAGCTAAGACAGGTCACTCTGTTGAGTGGGTGACTTTGGAAGAAAACGTGCTACGTCAGCGCGTAACAACTGACATCACCACCAAGGGTGGTGCGTTCGACATCATGACTATCGGCATGTATGAAACCCCAATTTGGGGCAAGAGTGGTTGGTTGGTTCCTCTTGATGATCTAAGTGCTGAATATAACGCTGGTGATATCCTGCCTGCCATGGCTGGTGGCTTGAGCTATGATGGCACACTTTATGCGGCACCATTCTATGGTGAAAGCTCAATGATCATGTACCGTACCGATCTGATGGAAAAAGCCGGTCTGACAATGCCAAAAGCACCGTCATGGTCGTTCATCGCCAAAGCGGCACGTGAAATGACAGATCGTGACAACGGCATCAACGGCATTTGCCTTCGTGGTAAGGCCGGTTGGGGTGAGGGCGGTGCTTTCATCACAGCAATGTCAAATTCATTTGGCGCACGCTGGTTTGATGAAAACTGGAATGCTCAGTTTGATACACGTGAATGGTCAGACACATTGAACTTCTACGTCAACATGATGAATGATTCAGGTCCTGCAGGCTTTGCCACAAATGGCTTTAACGAGAACCTGTCTTTGTTCCAGCAAGGCAAATGTGGCATGTGGATTGACGCCACTGTTGCGGCATCTTTCGTGACCAACCCAAAGGATTCAACCGTAGCTGACAAAGTTGGCTTCGCGTTGGCACCTGACAATGGTATGGGCGTTCGCTCTAACTGGTTGTGGGCATGGGCGTTGGCCATTCCGGCTGGCACGCAAAAGGTTGATGCTGCAAAGCAGTTCATCGAATGGGCCACCTCAAACGGTTACATTGAGTTGGTTGCGTCAAAAGAAGGCTGGGCAAATGTACCTCCAGGCGCGCGGACATCACTATATAAGAATGCAAACTACATGGATGTTCCGTTTGCCAAGATGACATTGGACTCAATCCTGTCGGCCGATCCGAATAACTCGACCGTCGATCCGAGCCCTTATGTTGGCATTCAGTTTGCGGCTATTCCTGAATTTGCGGGCATTGCAACTGAAGTCAGTCAGGAATTCTCCGCGGCCTATGCTGGTCAGCAGAGTGTTGCTGAGGCATTGGCCAAAGCGCAGGCTTTGACCAATGACGCAATGGAAGCTGCTGGCTACCGCTAG